In Gammaproteobacteria bacterium, the following proteins share a genomic window:
- a CDS encoding PhoH family protein, protein MAEARANREQAVSRLFVLDTNVLMHDPAALFRFKEHDIFLPMVVLEELDRAKKGLSEVARNVRQVSRFLDELITGKRDDEIALGLELPAPRTGKQGKPAAIQCGKLFFQTRILPVALPDSLPGNTSDNTILGTALALQRERPANSVTLVSKDINLRIKAAIVGIHAEDYFSDQVLEDVNLLYSGVAELAADFWETHGKELHSWREEGRTFYKLTGPLIEHWHPNECLALPDTSPLPAIVRSLESDHAVVELAHDYTLPRHTVWGVAALNREQNFALNLLMDPDVDFVSLVGVAGSGKTLLALAAGLSQTLDEQRYREIILTRVTVPVGEDIGFLPGTEEEKMTPWMGALMDNLEVLTRSEDGGDWGRAATSDLLRNRIKLRSLNFMRGRTFLSRYLIIDEAQNLTSKQMKTLITRAGPGSKVICLGNVAQIDTPYLTETTSGLTYVVDRFKDWPHSGHITLMRGERSRLADFASEAL, encoded by the coding sequence ATGGCAGAAGCCCGCGCCAACCGCGAGCAAGCGGTCAGCCGCCTGTTCGTGCTCGACACCAATGTGCTGATGCACGATCCCGCCGCGCTGTTCCGCTTCAAGGAGCACGACATCTTCCTGCCCATGGTAGTGCTCGAAGAGCTTGATCGCGCCAAGAAAGGCCTGTCGGAAGTCGCGCGCAACGTGCGCCAGGTAAGCCGCTTTCTGGATGAACTGATCACCGGCAAGCGCGATGACGAGATCGCGCTGGGCCTTGAACTTCCCGCCCCCAGGACTGGCAAACAGGGCAAGCCGGCCGCGATCCAGTGCGGCAAGCTGTTTTTCCAAACACGGATACTGCCGGTCGCCTTACCCGACAGCCTGCCCGGCAACACGTCGGACAACACCATTCTGGGCACCGCGCTGGCCTTGCAGCGGGAGCGTCCGGCGAATTCCGTCACGCTGGTTTCCAAGGATATCAATCTGCGCATCAAGGCCGCGATCGTCGGTATTCACGCCGAGGATTACTTCAGCGATCAGGTGCTGGAAGATGTCAATCTGCTGTACAGCGGCGTGGCGGAACTGGCCGCGGATTTTTGGGAGACTCACGGCAAGGAGTTGCACTCTTGGCGCGAGGAAGGCCGCACCTTTTACAAGCTCACCGGACCGCTGATCGAACATTGGCATCCCAACGAATGTCTGGCGCTGCCGGACACCAGTCCGTTGCCGGCGATCGTGCGCTCCCTGGAGAGCGATCATGCGGTGGTGGAGCTGGCGCACGATTACACCTTGCCGCGGCATACCGTGTGGGGCGTGGCCGCGCTCAATCGCGAGCAGAATTTCGCGCTGAATCTATTGATGGACCCGGACGTGGATTTCGTAAGTCTGGTGGGTGTGGCGGGCAGCGGCAAAACCCTGCTGGCGCTGGCGGCGGGGCTCTCGCAGACTCTGGACGAACAGCGCTACCGCGAGATCATCCTGACGCGGGTTACGGTGCCGGTGGGCGAGGATATTGGCTTTCTGCCCGGCACAGAGGAAGAGAAGATGACGCCGTGGATGGGCGCCCTGATGGATAATCTGGAGGTACTGACCCGTTCGGAGGACGGCGGCGACTGGGGCCGCGCGGCTACGTCCGACCTGCTGCGTAATCGCATCAAGCTGCGTTCACTCAACTTCATGCGTGGACGCACCTTTCTGAGCCGCTATCTGATTATCGATGAAGCGCAGAATCTCACATCCAAGCAGATGAAGACCCTGATAACGCGCGCGGGCCCGGGCAGCAAGGTGATCTGTCTGGGTAATGTCGCGCAGATCGACACGCCGTATCTCACCGAAACAACGTCGGGCCTGACCTACGTGGTGGATCGCTTTAAGGACTGGCCGCACAGCGGACACATCACCTTGATGCGCGGCGAGCGCTCCCGGCTGGCCGACTTCGCATCCGAGGCCCTTTAG
- a CDS encoding LysR family transcriptional regulator → MADRRLRVFYTVARLLSFTRAAEALHMTQPAVTFQIRQLEGHFDIRLFDRAHNRVTLTEPGRRVYEYAERILGLYAEMEISLKELNRDIDGAITLGASDSVAESLLPTLLRDFKRERPDVNLRLKIVAAAEIVHMVKSSAIDVGVVDGVIVHDMLKIQRCHVDQMVIIVQPGHPLAGHERLSAQVLARYPLIGREAGSRVRTIISEYVATSGMDAHGLDWSLELGSVEAIKGAVEAGMGVAIVPRMCVARETELGSLICVEFDPPLRRSFSFVCQQTQARTVAELLAFAHRYAANNGQNVVSD, encoded by the coding sequence ATGGCCGATCGCAGATTGCGCGTTTTTTACACCGTCGCCCGACTGTTGAGCTTTACGCGCGCGGCGGAGGCCCTGCATATGACGCAACCTGCGGTGACGTTTCAGATTCGTCAACTCGAGGGGCATTTCGACATTCGCCTGTTCGATCGCGCCCACAACCGCGTGACTTTGACCGAGCCCGGGCGCCGGGTTTACGAGTACGCCGAGCGCATTCTGGGGCTTTACGCGGAAATGGAAATTTCGCTCAAAGAGCTCAACCGCGATATAGACGGTGCGATAACCCTAGGCGCCAGCGACTCCGTGGCCGAATCGCTATTACCTACCTTGCTGCGCGATTTCAAGCGCGAGCGGCCGGATGTCAACCTGCGGCTGAAGATCGTCGCCGCCGCCGAGATCGTGCACATGGTCAAGAGCAGTGCCATCGACGTGGGCGTGGTAGATGGCGTGATCGTGCACGATATGCTGAAAATCCAGCGCTGCCACGTGGACCAGATGGTGATTATCGTCCAGCCCGGGCACCCGCTGGCGGGCCATGAGCGTCTCAGCGCACAGGTGCTCGCGCGCTATCCATTGATCGGTCGCGAGGCGGGATCGCGGGTGCGGACGATCATTTCAGAATACGTTGCCACCTCCGGGATGGACGCGCACGGGCTGGACTGGAGTCTGGAGCTTGGCAGCGTGGAGGCCATCAAAGGCGCGGTGGAAGCAGGCATGGGTGTAGCGATCGTGCCGCGCATGTGTGTGGCGCGCGAAACTGAATTGGGTTCGCTGATCTGCGTGGAATTCGATCCACCGCTCAGGCGCAGTTTTTCATTCGTTTGCCAGCAGACTCAGGCGAGGACCGTCGCCGAACTGCTGGCCTTTGCCCACCGATACGCGGCGAACAATGGTCAGAATGTGGTTTCTGATTGA